Proteins encoded together in one Lathyrus oleraceus cultivar Zhongwan6 chromosome 5, CAAS_Psat_ZW6_1.0, whole genome shotgun sequence window:
- the LOC127082386 gene encoding uncharacterized protein LOC127082386, which translates to MVESMEVPPKMKDPGEFSITCTIGGIKIPHALCDLGSSTNLILLSKLKELEIKDIIPGNMTLTLVDSSVTRPLGILQYVLVHVDGLTFPVDFVVIDMKNNSKGSVILGRPFLATGRAKIDVETTELILKFNKENMVFNAYQWKPYVEDIGTCYKLKEKGNKVHKRMRKRVFIGVRVSLALDVF; encoded by the coding sequence ATGGTAGAATCAATGGAAGTTCCACCAAAGATGAAGGATCCAGGGGAATTCAGCATCACTTGCACCATTGGGGGGATAAAAATTCCACATGCTTTATGTGACTTAGGATCGAGTACCAATCTCATTCTGCTGAGCAAACTTAAGGAATTGGAGATAAAAGACATTATACCGGGCAACATGACCCTCACTTTGGTCGATTCATCTGTGACTCGTCCGCTTGGTATTCTACAATATGTGCTAGTTCATGTCGATGGTTTGACCTTCCCTGTAGACTTTGTGGTGATTGATATGAAAAATAATTCGAAAGGGTCAGTGATTCTCGGACGCCCATTCTTGGCAACCGGGAGAGCAAAAATAGATGTGGAGACAACTGAATTAATTTTGAAGTTTAACAAGGAAAATATGGTGTTTAATGCATATCAATGGAAACCATATGTGGAGGATATTGGGACATGCTATAAATTGAAAGAGAAAGGTAATAAAGTTCACAAGAGAAtgagaaaaagagttttcatcGGCGTTAGGGTATCCCTTGCACTTGACGTGTTTTGA